Within Paeniglutamicibacter psychrophenolicus, the genomic segment GGCAGGGAACCGCGCGGTGCTGGGGCTGGACCCGGGGCTGCGCACCGGGGTGAAGGTCGCTGTCGTTGATGCCACCGGGAAGGTCGTGGACATCGCCACGATCTACCCGCACGCCCCGGCCAACAAGTGGAACCAATCCGTTGACACATTGGTGGCCCTGGCCGCCAAGCACGGCACCGAGCTCATCGCCGTGGGCAACGGAACGGCCAGCCGGGAAACCGACAAGCTCGCCGGCGAGGTCATCGCCAAGCTGACCAACAAGCCCGCCAAGGTCATCGTCTCCGAGGCGGGTGCCTCGGTGTATTCGGCCTCCGCGCTGGCCAGTGCGGAACTTCCGGAGCTGGACGTGTCCATCCGCGGGGCGGTCTCGATAGCCCGACGCCTGCAAGACCCGCTGGCCGAGCTGGTGAAGATCGAACCCAAATCCATCGGCGTGGGCCAGTACCAGCACGATTTGACCCCGGCGAAGCTGGACCGCTCGCTGGATGCGGTGGTCGAGGACTGCGTGAACGCGGTGGGTGTGGACGTGAACACCGCATCCCCTGCGCTGCTGGCCCGGGTCGCCGGCGTCGGCGCGCTGCTGAGCCGCAACATCGTCGAGCACCGCAACGCCAACGGCCCCTTTGCCAGCCGCAAGGCGCTGCTGAAGGTCCCGCGCCTGGGCGCCAAGGCATTCGAGCAGTGCGCCGGGTTCCTGCGCGTCACCGGCGGCAAGCAGCCGTTGGATGCCTCGGCCGTGCACCCCGAGGCCTACGGCCTGGCAGAGACCCTGCTGGCCGCGGCCACCGCCAAGAACCAGTCCGTGGATTCGTTGGATGCCAGGGAATTTGTCTCCGAGCAATTCGGGTTGCCCACCGTCAAGGACGTCATTTCCGAGCTGGTGCGCCCGGCCCGGGATCCGCGCCCCGACTTCAAGACCGCGAACCTCAAGGAGGGCGTGGAGAAGATCGGGGACCTGGAAGTCGGCATGATCCTTGAGGGCACCGTCTCCAATGTGGCCGCCTTTGGCGCCTTCGTCGACGTGGGCGTCCACCAGGACGGGCTGGTGCACGTCTCGGCCATGAGCAACAAGTTCATTTCCGATCCGCGCGAGGTCGTCACCTCCGGGCAGGTCGTGAGGGTCAAGGTCCTCGAGGTGGATCCGGCGCGCAAGCGCATCTCCCTGACCCTGCGCCTGGACGACGAGCCAGGTGCCAAGGCGGAGAAGCCCGAGCGCGGGCCGCGGGGCCCTCGCGATGGCGGGTCCCGTGCCCCGCGCGAGGCCCACGGTGCTCCGCGCGGCAACAAACCGGCAGCTTCCCGCGAGGCCAAGCCTGCCGGTGGCAACACGGCCATGGCCGAGGCCCTGCGCCGCGCCGGGCTGAGCGGCTAGGGACTGCCAACCACTCCATCAACACGCTGGAGGCCCTCCAGATAGCGGACCGCCGACGACCCCTCCCGGAGGGCCATGGACACCGACTTTCGCCCACGTGGCGTAGCGTTGAGTGCAAATGTCGGCGAGGCACAAGGAGCGAACCACACCCATGGACGGCGAGACGTTGACGGATTTGATCATGACGGTGTTCATGGTGCTGCTGATGGCGGGATTGGCCTGGACGATGAAGGCCGCGGCCACGGGACAGATCAAGCGCAATTCCTGGGTGGGGATCCGCACCCCCGCCTTGATGCACTGCGACGAATGCTGGCTGCTGGGCCACCACGCCGCCGCCCAGAAGGGCACCATCGGCTGCTTGCTTGCCGCGGTGGTCATGGCGGCCGGCGGCGTCGCCGCGCTGCTGGTCCCGGGCGCGGACTACCTCCAGCCCGTGTCCCTGATGATTGGGGTGCTGGTCATGGTCGGCGGCCTGCTGCTGGGCCTGCGCGATGCGAACACCATGCTGGCCAAGATGCACGGAGGCGATCGGGCAACCCGCCCGTGAGCGAAAACCAGGTTGCGGTCCTGCTCTGCGCCGCACTGGCGGTGGCCTTCGCCTGGGCCGTGCGAGCCGCCAACGGGACCGTCGAGCGCGGGAGTTCCGGCGTCGACCCGGCCATGGGCATCCGCACCACCGCCACCATGCACTGCGAGGAATGCTGGGACACAGGCCACCGTGCCGCGGCGGAACCGCTGCGCCGGATGCGCCTTCCCGTGGCTCTGTTTGGCCTCGCCGCGCTGCCCGCAGCCCTCCTCGAACCGGTGATCGGGCCGGCGCCGGCTTGGATCGCGGTGATTGCCGGATGGATTTGGGCCATGGCCGCAGTGTTCGCCGCCTTGAGGGCGGCCAACGCCGCAGCGCGGGAGTTGCACCCGCCAAGTTCGCCCTCCGAGGTCCATCGACCAAGGTGAGCATCACCTTGGTCGGCCCGCATCTTGGCCCAAGGCATGCCATATTTATGGCGAGGTAAGTGCGGCCATACTTCGGTGACAAGGCACAAAAGAGTCGGTAGCGTGTGTGCCATGGAACTTAAAGGAAAGCTTGCAGACGCATTCAACGACCAAATCACCCTGGAACTTGCGGCCTCGACCGTTTATCGCCAGCTGGCCATTGAAATGGATGTGTTGAGCCTGCCCGGCGTTGCCGGCTGGTTCCGCGCCCAGGCCGCAGAGGAACTGGTGCACGCGGAAAAGTTCATCACGCACATGACCGACCGCGGCGCACACCCGGCGATCGGCGACATCTCGGCCCCAGCGCTGCGGGTCTCCACCGTGGATGGTGCCTTCCAGGCCTCGCTGGACCACGAGAAGAAGGTCTCCGAGTCCATCCGCGACCTCTACCGCCTGGCGCACAACGAGGGCGACATCGACTCGGTGCCGCTGCTGAACTGGTTCATCGAGGAGCAGGTCGAAGAGGAAGCCACCGTTGGCGAGATCCTTGACCGCGTGAAGATGATCAACAACGACGGCAACGGACTGCTGCGCCTCGACAGCGAACTGGCCGCCCGCCAGGTGTGACCGCTTCGGGTCCTGGGTCGCTGCGGCACCCAACGGCCCGACACCATGATGTGACCAAGGCCCCCGGACGTAGACTGGGGGCCTTGGCCGTCTGTGCAATAACATGGGGTGTAGGCATGTCCAAGTGCCCGCACCCCGGCACGAGGTTGTTGCCAACGGTCCGGGTGGGGCATCGCGCCGTGCAATGAGTTGCCGCCGCGCATGCCAGTCTCCGGTCAACCACTTTCCCAGTGAGGTCATCCAAACGTGCTCCACGTCCGTGCATGCCTCGCCATGGCCGTTCCCGATGCCCCCATGCCGCCGCGGGGTGATGCCTGAATGAAGAAATTCGACTTTGCACGCACGAATCCCGTACCCGTGCCGGTGGAGGTCCCCGGACCGACACACCGCACGACGGCCGAGCTCAAGCTGCGCAAGGGCGCCGGCCGGCACTACGCCACCCAGTACCTGATCGCGGAAAACACCCCCGTGTACCTGCTGCGCGTCAGCGGCCTGTGGGCCAGCGTGCAGCACGGGCAGACCTTCGGCTGGCTTCCGACCCAATGCCTCGAGCGGCTCGAGGCACCCAGGCAACGCACGCAGGTCCCGGTGCGTCCGGTGGCCAGCCAGGCAGCTGCCATGGCCGGAGGAGCCTCCGGCGCCCCTGAAGTTCCCAATGAGGAATTCGTCCCCACCCACCGCAGCACCGCGGACCTGAACCTGCGCAAGGGCTCGGGCACCAACTACCCGGTGCTTCGCGTGCTGGCGGCAAACCTCCAGGTCCGGAAGCTGGAGGAGCTGGGCACATGGGCCAAGGTATCCACCGGCAAGGACATCGGCTGGGTTCCCAGCGCCTACCTTGCCCGCATCAATGTGCGGCGCCCGGCAACGGGCATCCAGCCCATGGCACCGACGGAGTACACCACCACCGTGCGCCTGAATGTCCGCAAGGATGCCGGGGATCATTTCCCTGTCATGCGCATCATGCAAGCCGGGACCCTGGTGAGGGTCAACGGGAAGCTCGGTCCGTGGTGCCGGATCATGCTGGAGCAGGATGCCGGGTGGGTGCCGGCCAGCCAATTGCAATTGCGCTACCTGGCGTCCACCACACCTGTCACGATCGCGGAGACCACCCTGTACCAGGGAGCATCCGCCAACTACCGGGCCGTGGCGCAGCTCGGGGCCGGCCAACAGGTCGAGGTCCTGGCCAGCAGGGGACAGTGGACGAAGGTCCGTGCCGGACGGCTTGAAGGCTGGGTCCACAGCACCCACCTGGGCTGACACGCGAAGCAAGAATTGCCGTTTCCCGGCACAGGCGGTGGATTTTGCATAGGGTAGTGACTTGGGGGCGATGCTTGGGTGACGCTCCCGACCACTCGCACATCGCGTTGCTCCCTTTCGGGGCGACACACCCCTTAGAGGAAGACCACTGACAATGGCCATACCGAAATCCATTCGCGCCCTTTTCTCGGGGGTGTTGGCGGCAGGGCTGGTGTTCACGGCTTTGCCTTCCACCGCACTGCCTGCCACGACGCTGCCTGTCACCTCGCAGGGGCGCACAGACTTCCCAGAGACCAGTCCTGTACGCGCCGGGGCGTTCTCCCTGCCGCTTGTCCCGAAAACCTACCGAATGACCTCGCCCATGGGGCCGCGCTGCATGCCTGTGGTTGGCGGATCGACCCACCACCTGGGCCAGGACATGGGCACCAAGGACAACAACCCGATCTATGCGGTGGCCGACGGCACCGTGCGCAAGATCGTCCGGGGCACCGGCTCGACCTCGGGCCAGGTGATTGTCACCCACCGGTTCGGCAAGGACACCTACGAATCGGCCTACATGCACATGTGGCCCAATGACGTCTTGGTCAGGGAGGGCCAGAAGGTCAAGTCCGGGCAGAAGATCGCCCTGGTGGGCTCATCCGGTCCCTCGACGGGCCCGCACCTGCACTTGGAGATCTGGAAGGATCGCTTCTATTCCAAGGACGGGAACGTGCGCAATCCAGCGGCGTTCCTCAAGGCCCGCGGGCTCAACCTGGGTTCCCACGCCACCGCAAGTTATTCCGAGTCGCAGAAGACCTGCACGTACTTTGCTCGCGGCAAAGCGGAGCTTTTTGCCTCCGCATCCGCTACCTCGAAGGTCCTGGCCAGGCCGTCGCGCAGCGCCAAGGTCACCAGCCAGCCAGGTGCCATCAACGGACTGCTCAACGGCTCATTCATCAAGGTCAGGTACGGCTCCACGACCGGCTGGATGAACCGTTTTGCCGTCACGCCCAACCCGATGGCCGCGGCGCCCGAGTGGGCGCTGACGCCCACCGGCACTGTCACCAACGGCGTCCGGGTGCCCTTCGCCAAGTACACCAACCCCAACGGCCTGAACATGCGCTCTGGGGCCGCCACCTGGTATTCGAAGCTCCTGATGATTCCCGCCGGAGCCACCTTCGAAGCCTATGAGAGCTCCGCCGGCTGGCTGCGGGTCAAGTACAAGGGAACCGACGGCTGGGTCTCGGCGGGCCTGACGCGCAAGGTCGCCACCGTCAACCAGACGACACTGCCAGCGACGCACGAGGTCCTTCGCAACCTGAAGTTGCGTTCCGGAGCTGGAACGACCTACAAGGAAACCCAGACACTGGGCCGCGGCGCCAAGGTTGCCCTGCGACAGGTACGGGGCACCTGGTCCCAGATCCAGGCGGGGAAGCACGCGGGGTGGATCAGCTCGGCGGACATGAAGAAGATCGGTTCCATCACGCCCCAGACATCGAAGCCGCCGGTCGCCAAGCCCGCGCCGACCAAGCCGACCCATGAGGCCACGGCGAACCTGAACATGCGCAGCGGGCCCGGCACCAACACCAAGATCGTCAAGGTCCTGCGCAAGGGCACCGACGTCATCGAGCTGAAGCGCCAAGGCACCTGGAGCCAGGTCAAGGTCGGGAACTCCACCGGCTGGGTCAGCAACCGCTACCTGCGCGTGGTCAAGGCCGGTGCAGCCCCGGCCAAACCCAAGCCGACGGCGAAGCCGAAGCCCCCGGCGATCCAGTCGGTGAAGAAGACCACGTACCAAACCAAGTCGAAGGTCGTGGCCCGCAAGTCGGCCGATGCGAAGTCGACTTCGGTGGTGGGCATTGCGGCGAAGAAGCAGGTTGTCGTCGATGCCAAGAGCGGGTCGTGGCTGCGCGTGCGCTACGCCGGGAAGACCGGCTGGGTGCCGGCGAACCAGCTGGCCCTCTACAAGGCCCCGGCCAAGCCGAAGCCCTCGGCAATCCAGTCGGTGAAGAAGACCACGTACCAAACCAAGTCGAAGGTCGTGGCCCGCAAGTCGGCCGATGCGAAGTCGGCTTCGGTGGTGGGCATTGCGGCGAAGAAGCAGGTCGTCGTTGATGCCAAGAGCGGGTCGTGGCTGCGCGTGCGCTACGGGGGGAAGACCGGATGGGTGCCGGCGAAGCAACTTGCCGTATACAAGGCCCCGGCCAAGGTGAAGACGACCACCGCCCGGCTTAACCTGCGCACCGGAACCAGCACGTCGACACGATCCTTGCTGGTTATCCCCAAGGGCAAGAAGGTCACCGTCAAGGCCACGCGCAGCGGCTGGACACAGACCAGCCATGGCGGGAAGACCGGCTGGGTCAGCTCGAAGTACCTGCGTTAACACCATTACGTCCCGGGGGCTACGTCCCGACGTGAAACGGGCCGTGGATCCAACCAAAAGGTTGGTTCCACGGCCCGCAATATTTTGCGAAGCTCGCGGTCAGGAACGCTTGGTGCGCAGACCCGGGGACGGGGAACCGGTCTCGCGCTCGGCGTCGGCATCCTGCGCCCGCTCGGCCGCACCGACCTCGGCATGGGCCAGGACCTGCTCCTCGGTGGGCTCCTGCGCGGCATCGTCATTCTTGGAATCGGCGCCGGGATCCAGCCCCGGAAGGTCGCGGCCGGACCAGATCTTCACGATCGCCCAGGCCACGGCCGTCAGCGGCACGGCCAGCACCGCACCCACCAACCCGCCGAGCACCGTGCCGGCGGCCAGCGACAGCAGGATCACCAGCGCGTGCAGGTTCAGGGCGTGGGCCATGACCACCGGCTGCAGGAAGTTGCCCTCCAGCTGGTTCACCACGATCACCGCACCCAGGACAATCAGGGCAACCACGGGGCCATTGGTCACCAGGGCGATCAAGGTCGCCAGGATCCCGGCAAAGGTCGCACCCACCAAGGGGATGAACGAGCTCATGAACACCACGACGCCAAGCGGGATGGCCAGCGGGACCCGCAACACGAGCAATGCCACGGTGATGCCAATGGCATCCACCGCAGCCACTGTGGCGGTGCCACGCATGTAACCGCCGAGGGTTTCCACGGTGCGGCCTCCGGTGGAAAGCCAGCGGTGCATCTGGTGGTCGGGCATCCAGGAGAGGAAGAAGGCCCAGATCTTGTCGCCGTCCTTCAGGAAGAAGAACAGGATCACCAGCAGCAAGGCCAAGCCGGTAAAGAAATTGCCCGCTGCGGAGAGCCCGTTCAGGGCTCCGGCACCAAACTGGGAGCTGGTCAGGAAACCGGTGACCTGGCTGACTGCCTGGTCGATCTGTTCGCTGGATATGCTCCACGGCAGCTGGTTCAGCATTTCCTGGAGCTTGTTGAAGCCTTCAACGCCCTTGTCCACCAGCGTGGACCATTCGGCAAGCACCGAATAGACCAAGGCGGTCCCGATGCCGCCGAGCACGAGCAGCGAACCCAGGAACACAGACCAGGCTGCCAGCAGGGCCGACATGACCTTGCGCAGCAGGCGCACCAGCGGCCACAACGCGCAGGAAAGAATCAAGGCAATCAGGATCGGCAGCGCGATCACGCTCAAGCGCAGGAGGCTGAAGACGACAGCCGAGGCCAACACCAGTACCACCAACAATTGGACCGATCGCGTGGCCACCCGTCCCAGGGGATCGATCCACATCCCGGACACGCTGTGGGCCGGTGGAGCCACGACGGCAGCCGCAGCGGGGGCTTCCTCTGGCGGGATCGTGCGCGGCTTTCTCTTGAAACCTAGTTTCGCTGACATCCAGTGACTCCTCGCAATTGGCAACGGCTCCACCCCGGGCACGGAACGTGCGGGGCGGGCGCCGGAAAAACCTCTTAGCAAAAAGGTTAGTCTAATAGTGCACTAGTGGGCGCCGCATGCCCCGTGTTAGGTATGTCGCGTGAACGTGGATGGTGGGGGAGCTATGCAGGGCAAAGGCAAACGGGATGGCTCATGGCCACCCAACAGGGTTTCTACGGCATTGTTCATGGGAGCCGCGCTCGTGCTGGCCACCCTGAGCCCGGCGCAGGCACAGCAGGCTCCGTCGGCATCCATGCAGGGTTCGTTCGTGTCCGCCGCTGCATCGTCGCACCCGGCATTGTGGCTGCCGGGCAGGATCAGCGCGGCCGCCGTGAAGACCGTCCAAACGACGGCAAACCTGAACCTGCGCGCGAAGCCCGCCACCTCGGGGAAGAAGCTGGCGGTCATTCCCAAGGGCACCAAGCTGACCGTGGGCTCGACGAAGCCAGGCTGGAGCCAGGTCCGTTACGCCGGGAAAACCGGTTGGGCCTCGAGCACCTATTTGCGTGCAGTTCCCACGAAGGCCTCGCCGGCAATCAAGCGCGGGGACCTGGGCAAGAGCACCGTCGCGCTGAAGCTGCGCCGGCAAGCGAACACCACCTCCAAGGCCTTGGCCACGGTGCCCAAGGCCGGGATCTACACGGTCAAGAAGGTATCGGCGGGATTCAGCCAGATCACCAGCCGGGGAAAAACCGGATGGGTGCAGAGCAAATACCTGAAGGTTGTTGCGAAAAAGCCCGGCCGCGAGATCTACATCGACAAGAAATACACCTCCAACCGTGCCGGTCTGACCGACCGGTACTGGACCAGGGTCTCCGGCAGCGACCTCTATGAGAGCGTGAAGGGCAAGATCCGCATCGGCGACATCCCACGCAACTCGGTGGTGTACCGCGACAAGAAGATGGAAAAAACCGCAGGCTCGGTCAAGGGGTGGATTTTCGTCCGGACGCAGGGGATGAGTGGCTGGATGAAGACCATCCAGCTGGCCCGGAAAACCACTGCGACAACCAATCCCGGAAAATATTCGGCCAAGACCGTGCTGGCACAGATAAACGGCAAGGTCCCGGAACGGATGCTAGTGGCCATCGGGTGGGACAAGGAAAAGACCCTCATCGCCGCTCCCGCGGTGAAGGACCTGAACCGGCTCAACGCCGCCTTCAAGAAGAAGTTCGGCCACAATCTCGACATCGACCTGGCCTACCGGACCCGCGCTACCCAGGATGCGTACTGGGTCGAACTCGGACCCTATGTCGCGGCGCGCCCCGGAACCTCCAACCACGGTTGGGGCACAGCCATCGACGTGCCCGAGACCTACAACTATTCCTTCCGCGGCAAATACCACAAGTGGTTGAAAGCCAACTCCAAGAAGTTCAACTGGGTTCACCGCAAGATCCTTGAAGAAGGCTCGCCCTATGCCGAGGCCTGGCACTTCGACTACGTGGGGAAGTAGGCAATGACGAGGAAGATTTCCGCACTCGCCCTGCTGGGAACGATCCTGCTGCTGTCCTCCTGCGCTTCCTCGGCGCGCGTGCCGCCCGATCCGGTGGGCGGCTGGGGAACCGATGGGCCCGGGCAACCGAACCTGGTGCTCGAAGCCAACGGAAAACTGCACGGCACGGACGGCTGCAACCGCTTGGTGGGCAGCTACGAGGCATCCGGCACGGACATCACCTTCGGCCCCTTGGGAGGAACCAGGATGTTCTGCGAGGGCGTCGACACCTGGCTGTCGAATGCCGCCGGCGGCACGCTCGGGGCCGACACGCTCGAGATCACTGACGCGCAGGGCCAGCGGATCGGCACGCTGGAACGCATGCCGTAACGGGCCCCTGCAGAGAACAAAAAGCGAGGCTTCGTGCAATCCCCCAGGGGGATCGCACGAAGCCTCGCTTCATGTCGCGGTGGTGCGTGTGGTTAGTCGGCCACGTAGAAGAGGCGCTTGTTGACGAACTCCTCCATGCCCAGCGGGCCCAGCTCGCGGCCGAAGCCCGAGCGCTTCACGCCGCCGAAGGGCATGTCTGCGCCTTCGGCTGCCGGGGCGTTGACGTTGGCCATGCCGACCTGAAGGCCGGCGGCAACCTTTGCCGCACGGGCCGGATCGGTGGAGAACACCGCGCCGCCCAAGCCGTACTGGGTGTCGTTTGCCATTTCCAGGGCTTCCTCGTCGGAGGACACCTTGTAGACGATCGCCACCGGGCCGAAGAGCTCTTCGTAGTAGGCGCGCATGCCCTTGGTGATCCCGGAAAGGATCGTCGGGGCCAGGTAGGCTCCCGGGCCCTCGTGCAGCACGCCGCCGGCGTGCAGCGTTGCACCCTTGTCGATGGCGTCCTGGACCTGTGCGGCAACGCCTTCAGCGGCGCCACGGGTGGAGAGCGGCCCGAAGGTGCCTTCCTCTTCCTTGGCAGGATCGCCCGGTACCAGGTCGACGGCAAGCTTGGTCAGTTCGCCGACGAAGTCATCGAAGATGTCCTCCATGACGATCATGCGCTTGTTGGAGTTGCAGGCCTGGCCGGTGTTCTCCATGCGGGTGGCCCACGCGGTGGCCGCGTCCCCGGCGATGTCCGCCGAGTCCAGGATCACGTACGGGTCCGAGCCGCCCAGTTCCAGCACGGCCTTCTTCAGGTTGCGGCCGGCCTGCTCGCCGATGATGGCCCCGGCGCGTTCCGAACCGGTCAGCGAGACGCCCTGGATCCGGTCGTCCGCGATGATGGTGGAGATCTGCTCGTGGCTGGCGAAGACGTTGTTGTACACGCCGGCCGGTACGCCTGCATCGTCCATGATCTGCGCGATGGCCAGGGCCGAACGAGGGCAGGTCTCGGCGTGCTTAAGCACGATGGTGTTGCCCAGCATCAGGTTCGGGGCCACAAAGCGGGCGACCTGGTAGTACGGGTAGTTCCACGGCATGATGCCCAGCAGCGGGCCGACGGGCAGGCGCTGGATGATGGCCTTGCCACCGCCGATGGTCTTGATTTCCGTGTCCGCGGCCAGGGTCGGGCCCTCGGTGGCGAAGTACTCGAAGATGTCCTTGCAGAACTCGGCCTCGCCCTTGGACTCGGACAGTGCCTTGCCCATTTCCTGGGTGATGATCGCGGCAAGCTCGTCGGCGCGTTCGGCAAAGAGCTCGCCGACGCGGGAAACGATCTTGGCGCGTTCGTTGATGTCGACATCCTTCCACACCTGGTAGCCGGATTCGGCCGCGGCAATGGCTTCCTGGACCTCGGCGTCTGTGGCGGTGGCGAATTCCTCGACCACGGCGCCGGTGGCGGGGTTGAGGACTCGGTATCCGGTGGCGGTTGGCGTCGTCTGGGCGTTGGCGGTCAAGGCCATGCTCCTTCTGGTAGTCACTGGGCGGCGAAAATCTGCGTTGCGCGCCACGTACGTTTACATCATGTCGCGAAAACTGCGATTTGTGAAGCCGGTCACGCGGGATCGGTGGCGATATCCGCCGTCAGCGAATTGTTCGCCTGCGGTATCCGTTGTTAACGACGAGAAACCCTGCGGAATACGTATTCGCAGGGTTTCAAGTCAGGGCGCTTTGGCTGCTCAGCTCGTGGCTGCCGCGCGCCAGTGGTCGATGCCGGCATCGCCGGCGGCGATCCTGTCGATCAGTTCCAGTTCCGCGGGGCTGAAGGCGGTGTTGCCCAGGGCCCCGAGGTTCTCATCCAGCTGGGCGGTCGAGGACGCCCCGAGCAGCACCGAGGTCACCCCGCCCTCGCGCAGCAGCCAAGCGATGGCCAGCTGGGCCAGGGACTGGCCGCGCGCTTCGGCGACCTTGGACAGGTCGCGGGCCTTGGACAGGTTCTCCTCGGTCAGGTGCCCGGCCAGCGAGTTCCGTCCGCCGGACGGGATGGCCGACTCGTTCTTGAGGTACTTTCCGGTCAACAGCCCCTGGGCCAGCGGGGTGAAGGCGATCGAGCCCATGCCGTGTTCCTGCAGGGTGTCCAGCAATCCGTCTTCCACCCAGCGGTTGAGCATCGAGTAGGAGGGCTGGTGGATGACCAGCGGGGTGCCCATGTCCTTGGCGACCTTCGCGGCCTCGGCCGTGCGCTCGGGGGAATAGGAGGAGATGCCCACGTAGAGGGCCTTGCCCTGGCGGACCAGCGTGTCCAGCGCGCCGATGGTTTCCTCGATCGGGGTGTCGGGGTCCGGGCGGTGCGAGTAGAAGATGTCCACGTAGTCAAGGTTCATGCGGGCCAGGGACTCGTCGGCCGAGGCCATGATGTACTTGCGCGAGCCAAGGTTTCCGTACGGGCCCGGCCACATGTCCCAGCCGGCCTTGGAGGAAATGATGAGCTCGTTGCGGTAGGCCTTGAAGTCGCCGCGCATCATGCGGCCAAAGTTTTCCTCGGCCGAGCCGTAGGGCGGGCCGTAGTTGTTGGCCAGGTCGAAGTGCGTGATGCCGTGGTCG encodes:
- a CDS encoding aldo/keto reductase, whose protein sequence is MAEELRYAPVPETHAPYVAAADRYESTGYRRVGNSGLVLPPISLGLWWNFGDNRPFDTQREVLRHAFDHGITHFDLANNYGPPYGSAEENFGRMMRGDFKAYRNELIISSKAGWDMWPGPYGNLGSRKYIMASADESLARMNLDYVDIFYSHRPDPDTPIEETIGALDTLVRQGKALYVGISSYSPERTAEAAKVAKDMGTPLVIHQPSYSMLNRWVEDGLLDTLQEHGMGSIAFTPLAQGLLTGKYLKNESAIPSGGRNSLAGHLTEENLSKARDLSKVAEARGQSLAQLAIAWLLREGGVTSVLLGASSTAQLDENLGALGNTAFSPAELELIDRIAAGDAGIDHWRAAATS
- a CDS encoding NAD-dependent succinate-semialdehyde dehydrogenase, with product MALTANAQTTPTATGYRVLNPATGAVVEEFATATDAEVQEAIAAAESGYQVWKDVDINERAKIVSRVGELFAERADELAAIITQEMGKALSESKGEAEFCKDIFEYFATEGPTLAADTEIKTIGGGKAIIQRLPVGPLLGIMPWNYPYYQVARFVAPNLMLGNTIVLKHAETCPRSALAIAQIMDDAGVPAGVYNNVFASHEQISTIIADDRIQGVSLTGSERAGAIIGEQAGRNLKKAVLELGGSDPYVILDSADIAGDAATAWATRMENTGQACNSNKRMIVMEDIFDDFVGELTKLAVDLVPGDPAKEEEGTFGPLSTRGAAEGVAAQVQDAIDKGATLHAGGVLHEGPGAYLAPTILSGITKGMRAYYEELFGPVAIVYKVSSDEEALEMANDTQYGLGGAVFSTDPARAAKVAAGLQVGMANVNAPAAEGADMPFGGVKRSGFGRELGPLGMEEFVNKRLFYVAD